From the Bdellovibrio reynosensis genome, one window contains:
- a CDS encoding cytochrome b/b6 domain-containing protein, translated as MEMKSPERIYVWDIFVRVFHWTLVICVFLNFWVTEEGDTPHEVLGYIAAGFVVARLFWGFFGSPYARFKIWLASPKSIFSYLRNFKTRKTYQSHNPIAGWMIIFLMSCIIGLAVSGFMMGTDKYFGEEWVEELHHWISDILMGAVAIHIIGALYESRHEKQNLVAGMVHGYKNKVD; from the coding sequence ATGGAAATGAAGAGCCCGGAAAGAATATACGTTTGGGATATTTTTGTTCGGGTTTTTCATTGGACTTTGGTGATCTGTGTTTTTTTAAACTTCTGGGTTACTGAAGAAGGCGATACTCCGCACGAAGTTCTTGGGTATATTGCTGCGGGGTTCGTCGTTGCGCGATTGTTTTGGGGATTTTTTGGTAGCCCCTATGCGCGTTTTAAAATCTGGCTTGCTTCACCCAAGTCTATTTTTTCTTATCTTCGTAATTTCAAAACCCGTAAAACCTATCAGTCCCACAACCCGATCGCAGGTTGGATGATCATTTTTTTAATGAGCTGTATTATTGGATTAGCAGTTTCAGGTTTCATGATGGGCACAGATAAATATTTCGGCGAGGAGTGGGTCGAAGAGCTTCATCACTGGATTTCAGACATCTTAATGGGTGCTGTCGCGATTCATATCATCGGGGCACTTTATGAAAGCCGCCACGAAAAACAAAATCTCGTGGCGGGGATGGTTCACGGATATAAAAACAAAGTGGACTAG
- a CDS encoding PepSY domain-containing protein: MKALLMSFVLLASAVSFAGPDCTKEPKEKWMPEAKMKEMILSQGYKIKKFKVDGNCYEIYGWDKEGKKVEIYFNPVDGSIVKQK; this comes from the coding sequence ATGAAAGCACTTTTAATGTCTTTTGTCCTATTAGCGTCTGCGGTTTCTTTTGCTGGTCCTGATTGCACAAAAGAACCAAAAGAAAAATGGATGCCAGAAGCCAAAATGAAAGAGATGATTTTGTCACAAGGCTATAAAATTAAAAAATTCAAAGTCGACGGCAATTGCTATGAAATCTACGGTTGGGATAAAGAAGGTAAAAAAGTAGAAATTTACTTTAACCCAGTAGATGGAAGCATCGTAAAACAAAAGTAA
- a CDS encoding NUDIX hydrolase: protein MTNSLKSLFLNPAPLDLHEKLHRHACVAVILRGQKMEDLEVAFIQRAFNPDDRWSGHIAFPGGKREESDASDLDAALRETQEEVGLQLSPDELVGRLDDIQARKSGTMLDFYIRPFVFHIDREFGITLDASEVADFFWTPLKEILSPHRQTFYGVVRDTGGIRLPAVHLDRDPPLWGLTYMMILNLFDRLKLSAYKSSTVKNL, encoded by the coding sequence TTGACGAATAGCTTAAAGTCATTGTTTTTAAACCCGGCGCCCTTGGATCTTCATGAAAAACTGCACCGTCATGCCTGTGTCGCAGTGATTCTTCGGGGTCAAAAAATGGAAGATTTAGAAGTCGCTTTTATTCAAAGAGCCTTCAATCCCGACGATCGCTGGTCAGGACACATCGCTTTTCCTGGTGGCAAAAGGGAAGAATCTGATGCTTCGGATCTGGATGCAGCTTTGCGCGAAACTCAGGAAGAGGTCGGCTTGCAACTTTCACCTGATGAGCTTGTAGGTCGTCTTGACGATATACAAGCCCGCAAATCAGGAACGATGCTGGATTTTTATATTCGACCTTTCGTGTTTCATATTGATCGCGAATTTGGGATCACATTGGATGCTTCTGAGGTGGCCGATTTCTTTTGGACGCCTCTGAAAGAAATCCTGTCACCGCACCGACAAACATTTTATGGAGTCGTGCGCGATACCGGTGGAATTCGTTTGCCTGCAGTTCATTTAGACAGGGATCCACCATTATGGGGCTTAACTTATATGATGATTCTTAACTTATTTGATCGTTTGAAATTAAGCGCATATAAAAGTTCGACAGTGAAAAACTTGTGA
- a CDS encoding Crp/Fnr family transcriptional regulator: MDLKMLKSIYLFSEFSDADLQKVASVAELKNFVPGQDIFSVGQEADAFYVVVMGSVKISVSTGGGDEIQIRTLGSGSHFGEMPFIDGGKRSATVQSIESSHIAEIPFAKLSNLFQADPAMALKFYRATAKSLGVRLRATTSDLNAMKELKFQQ; this comes from the coding sequence ATGGACTTAAAAATGCTCAAATCAATTTATCTTTTTTCTGAATTTTCTGATGCAGATTTGCAGAAGGTCGCTTCAGTTGCTGAACTTAAAAATTTCGTTCCTGGTCAGGATATCTTTTCTGTCGGGCAGGAGGCGGATGCTTTTTATGTCGTGGTGATGGGTTCCGTAAAAATCTCTGTTAGCACGGGTGGCGGTGATGAGATTCAAATCAGAACTTTAGGATCTGGTTCTCATTTCGGTGAAATGCCCTTCATTGATGGTGGCAAAAGATCTGCGACCGTTCAAAGTATCGAATCATCCCATATCGCCGAAATCCCGTTTGCAAAATTAAGCAATCTATTTCAAGCAGATCCAGCAATGGCTTTGAAGTTTTATAGAGCCACGGCGAAGTCATTAGGTGTGCGTTTGCGTGCAACAACATCTGATTTAAATGCGATGAAAGAACTAAAATTCCAGCAGTAG
- a CDS encoding NAD(P)H-hydrate dehydratase gives MTKSTAPVLILKKAAARKLLPVISEQDHKGSRGRSLILAGSAQFPGAAVLAAKAALRMGSGYVCVAQKNVSISSLENPDFLVADLNKTPWQEIQFNSVLVGPGFGINDFTASVIQQLKQAQVENVVLDADALRVCADEKLFPVPDQWILTPHAAEMGYCLGINSSDVNSDREASIREGHALMGGVVLLKGHRTLIFSGKDVYTNATGNSALAKSGTGDVLAGIITALRAQGLSALKAALLGAYVHGATANLWKAHKKDLISMTASDVIDYLPEVLFRIRNS, from the coding sequence ATGACGAAATCCACTGCTCCCGTATTAATCTTAAAGAAAGCAGCGGCCCGGAAACTTTTACCGGTGATTTCAGAACAGGATCATAAAGGTTCCCGGGGGCGCAGTTTAATTTTAGCAGGAAGTGCGCAGTTCCCCGGTGCTGCCGTTTTAGCAGCAAAAGCTGCATTGCGAATGGGAAGTGGCTACGTTTGTGTCGCGCAAAAAAATGTTTCTATTTCCAGTCTTGAAAATCCCGATTTCCTGGTGGCTGATTTGAATAAAACACCCTGGCAAGAGATCCAATTTAATTCGGTCCTCGTAGGCCCTGGTTTTGGAATAAACGATTTTACTGCTTCGGTCATCCAGCAGTTAAAGCAGGCTCAAGTCGAAAATGTAGTGCTTGATGCAGATGCCCTTCGAGTTTGCGCTGACGAAAAACTTTTTCCTGTTCCAGATCAGTGGATTCTTACCCCTCACGCCGCTGAAATGGGATATTGCTTAGGTATTAACAGTTCCGACGTCAATAGTGACCGCGAAGCCAGCATTCGTGAAGGGCATGCCCTGATGGGGGGGGTGGTGTTGCTTAAAGGTCATCGAACACTGATTTTTAGCGGCAAAGATGTTTATACAAATGCCACCGGCAACTCCGCTTTGGCGAAATCAGGAACCGGGGATGTTCTTGCTGGGATCATTACCGCCTTAAGAGCCCAGGGTCTTTCCGCCCTTAAAGCCGCTTTATTAGGTGCCTACGTCCATGGTGCCACGGCCAACTTATGGAAAGCGCATAAAAAGGATCTGATATCCATGACTGCCAGTGATGTTATTGATTATTTGCCTGAAGTCTTATTCCGGATCCGGAACTCTTAA
- the map gene encoding type I methionyl aminopeptidase — protein sequence MIVKTEADLAGLKKIGKIVANCLQHMAKSMEPGMTTKELDDLGGAYLEKHGAKSGPKVTYNFPGFNCISLNHEAAHGVPSSKKIKKGDLINIDVSAEFGGYFADNGGSFIVPPGRKEDQRLLDVTKAALDAAIAAVKAQENINVIGYNIQKVATEHGYTVIENLGSHGVGKGLHEEPKFIAGYFDKNDKRKLREGHVITIEPFVSTGARFVDEEADGWTLVTGPEYRTAQFEHTMVVMKDRALIVTIPDFYA from the coding sequence ATGATCGTAAAGACGGAAGCAGATCTAGCAGGTCTGAAGAAAATTGGCAAAATCGTAGCAAACTGTTTGCAGCACATGGCAAAGTCCATGGAACCGGGCATGACTACGAAAGAACTTGATGATTTAGGCGGAGCTTATTTAGAAAAGCACGGTGCCAAGTCAGGTCCTAAAGTGACTTACAACTTTCCTGGTTTTAATTGCATCAGCTTAAATCACGAAGCTGCCCACGGTGTGCCTTCCAGCAAGAAAATCAAAAAAGGCGATCTCATCAACATCGACGTATCTGCTGAATTTGGTGGTTATTTTGCCGACAATGGTGGCTCATTCATCGTTCCTCCGGGTCGTAAGGAAGATCAAAGATTGCTGGATGTTACTAAGGCCGCATTAGACGCCGCGATCGCCGCTGTTAAGGCGCAAGAAAACATCAACGTCATCGGCTACAACATTCAAAAAGTCGCCACAGAACACGGCTACACAGTCATCGAAAATTTAGGAAGTCACGGTGTCGGCAAGGGACTGCATGAAGAGCCAAAATTTATCGCGGGTTACTTTGACAAGAACGACAAACGCAAACTGCGTGAAGGTCATGTGATCACAATTGAACCTTTCGTTTCTACGGGTGCGCGCTTTGTGGATGAAGAAGCTGACGGTTGGACTCTGGTAACAGGGCCTGAATATCGAACGGCTCAATTTGAACACACGATGGTCGTCATGAAAGACCGTGCTTTGATTGTCACAATCCCCGATTTCTATGCCTAG
- a CDS encoding MarR family winged helix-turn-helix transcriptional regulator: protein MAKLFFTEIPTYKEIQESAKMLHPELDHLTFYSHILLRKISTDLEVNLDKFFSQYNLSSGRFALMLLLNRTPGGLMPSEIAQKVGVTQATISGLINSLEKAELVKRTTHEKDGRSFVILLTEKGIQACQEIAPLYHERISKFWSDFSVEEKQSISSGMEKLIKSVGRLGQTEKA from the coding sequence ATGGCTAAATTGTTTTTTACGGAAATTCCAACGTATAAAGAGATTCAAGAGAGTGCTAAAATGCTGCATCCTGAGTTGGATCATTTAACATTCTACTCCCATATCCTTTTGCGTAAAATCAGTACTGATCTTGAAGTGAACCTTGATAAATTCTTTTCGCAATACAATCTTTCATCGGGTCGCTTTGCCTTGATGTTGTTGCTAAACAGAACTCCAGGTGGCTTGATGCCCTCAGAGATCGCGCAAAAAGTGGGCGTTACGCAAGCAACGATTTCTGGCCTTATTAACAGTCTTGAAAAAGCAGAACTTGTGAAAAGAACTACCCATGAAAAAGATGGTCGTTCGTTCGTTATCCTTTTAACTGAAAAAGGCATTCAAGCTTGCCAAGAAATCGCTCCGCTTTATCACGAGCGTATTTCTAAGTTCTGGTCTGACTTTTCTGTCGAGGAAAAGCAGTCGATTAGCAGCGGCATGGAAAAGCTGATCAAATCAGTAGGACGCCTAGGCCAAACCGAAAAGGCCTAA